From the genome of Lotus japonicus ecotype B-129 chromosome 6, LjGifu_v1.2, one region includes:
- the LOC130725215 gene encoding uncharacterized protein LOC130725215, giving the protein MERSEKADSADGKVFPKMVVGLATGQVGPSLRSRSNEFTQAETQGSKKVTPITERGCAVTCNFSPKDLQVLCELRVDFKNLAKNGLDLLPAVKFQGWEGYFNRLTGPIYYKLVKEFWKHAECDDLQVVSYVLGKKIIITERSIALLLGPDTIRGYRFQAHDSKLKKVKDTINSELYANWQSGKSDYKTRELHPDLRIWHKIILNCFNPRPTGSSPDYINFNQKVMLYFIKTGQKICLPYFLFTYLKDCIRRSRTIVAATKNTIKYIPFGRLLSDIFVESNLVRDLINAGCTEDLSTLAGEAFTSTSLKRMCLIEKKIEAESVITPEEVKGRRIPLNDYPLWSKADDPEAILYYIEDLRSLGFEIDVDEFFRALPEAPDYESPKKYKTKRKKEDTTTAAKDDSEDGDDDEQPPQKKKKKKVRIATRVIQQETTQAPRTTRVTRSSVRNSNEPLWQRIQTPQPSEPTSTILLPYPSQASEPQQASASEQQASKQQAPEQQDSEPQPSDHSEKETPSPTPSIPFVTNTADSSPSNNSESQQKFFQAASDRISELLENILSAPSPNRYPGPRPEPLVPAPLDVVPLNLAFPPPKERKFSKVSLSNYSSVNSEDFEFPNTEAGTSNPTPDPKTSNLMALEVASPQATSEATSCNYPPPPEANLPIIP; this is encoded by the exons ATGGAAAGATCCGAGAAAGCTGATTCTGCAGATGGCAAAGTGTTTCCAAAGATGGTTGTGGGTCTTGCAACTGGTCAAGTTGGTCCAAGCCTTCGATCAAGGTCCAATGAATTCACTCAGGCTGAGACTCAAGGGTCAAAGAAAGTCACTCCGATTACTGAAAGAGGTTGTGCAGTCACTTGCAATTTTTCTCCCAAAGATCTTCAAGTTCTTTGCGAATTGCGAGTTGATTTCAAGAATTTAGCAAAAAATGGGTTGGATCTTCTTCCTGCAGTCAAGTTTCAAGGTTGGGAAGGATACTTCAATAGGCTCACAGGACCCATCTACTACAAGTTGGTaaaagaattctggaaacatgctgaGTGTGACGATCTTCAAGTTGTTTCCTATGTGCTGGGCAAGAAGATCATTATTACTGAAAGATCAATTGCTCTGCTTCTGGGTCCAGACACTATCAGGGGTTACAGATTTCAGGCCCATGATTCCAAGTTGAAGAAAGTGAAAGACACAATCAATTCGGAGCTGTATGCAAATTGGCAATCTGGGAAATCCGACTACAAGACCAGAGAGCTTCATCCTGATttaaggatctggcacaagatcatTCTGAATTGCTTCAATCCCAGACCCACTGGAAgctctcctgactacatcaacttcaatcagaaggtgaTGCTTTACTTCATCAAGACCGGGCAAAAGATATGTCTTCCTTACTTCTTATTCACTTATCTGAAAGATTGCATAAGGAGATCAAGAACAATTGTTGCTGCGACCAAGAACACAATCaaatacattccttttggaaggctGTTATCTGACATCTTTGTTGAGAGCAATTTGGTCAgggatttgatcaatgctggatgcaccgAAGACCTTTCCACTCTGGCTGGAGAAGCCTTCACCTCTACATCTCTAAAGAGGATGTGCctaattgaaaagaaaattgaggCTGAATCTGTCATCACTCCAGAAGAGGTTAAGGGAAGAAGAATTCCTCTCAATGATTATCCCCTCTGGTctaaggctgatgatccagaggctatCCTATACTACATTGAGGATCTGAGGAGTCTTGGATTTGAGATTGATGTCGATGAGTTCTTCAGAGCTCTTCCAGAAGCTCCTGATTATGAATCTCCTAAGAAGTATAagacaaagaggaagaaagagGATACTACTACGGCTGCAAAGGATGACTCTGAGGATGGTGATGATGACGAGCaaccacctcagaagaagaagaagaagaaggtcagaattgctaCAAGGGTTATCCAGCAGGAAACTACTCAAGCACCAAGAACTACCAGAGTCACAAGATCTTCTGTCAGGAACTCAA ATGAACCTCTTTGGCAACGCATCCAAACTCCTCAACCCTCTGAACCTACTTCCACCATTCTACTTCCATATCCctcacaagcctctgaacctcaaCAAGCCTCTGCCTCTGAACAACAAGCCTCTAAACAACAAGCTCCTGAACAACAAGATTCTGAACCACAACCCTCTGACCATTCTGAAAAGGAAACTCCATCTCCCACTCCATCCATACCTTTTGTCACCAATACTGCTGACTCCTCCccatccaacaactctgaatcacAGCAAAAATTCTTCCAAGCGGCTAGTGATAGGATCTCAGAGCTTCTTGAGAATATCCTAAGTGCTCCAAGTCCAAACCGGTATCCTGGACCAAGACCAGAACCTCTTGTTCCTGCACCTCTGGATGTGGTCCCTCTGAACTTGGCCTTTCCTCCTCCAAAGGAAAGAAAATTTTCTAAGGTGTCCCTCTCCAACTACTCATCTGTCAACTCTGAAGACTTTGAGTTTCCAAACACTGAAGCTGGCACCTCTAACCCAACTCCAGACCCAAAGACCTCTAATCTCATGGCTCTGGAAGTTGCCTCTCCTCAAGCTACCTCTGAAGCTACGAGCTGCAATTATCCTCCTCCACCTGAAGCCAACCTTCCTATCATTCCCTAA
- the LOC130725214 gene encoding uncharacterized protein LOC130725214 — MPQYAKFMKETLSKKRKLSEENDIVELTEECSAILQKKLPPKRKDPGSFTLPVNFGASKEVRALSDLGASVNLMPLSMFERLNVGEVKPTMMMHQLADRSMVTPWGVVEDVLVRVGEFEFPVDFVIIDMDEDSKIPLILGRPFLATSQAKINVGKGTISLRVADEKITFTIFDLKLKQIEKNDAFLVEMMDEWSDEKLK, encoded by the coding sequence ATGCCTCAATATGCCAAGTTCATGAAGGAGACACTTTCTAAGAAAAGGAAGTTGAGTGAAGAGAATGACATCGTTGAGCTTACTGAGGAGTGTAGCGCTATTCTGCAAAAGAAGCTTCCACCTAAACGAAAGGATCCAGGTAGTTTCACTCTACCTGTTAATTTTGGGGCTTCAAAGGAAGTGAGAGCTTTAAGTGATTTAGGGGCAAGCGTCAACCTAATGCCCCTATCAATGTTCGAGCGACTTAATGTTGGAGAGGTGAAGCCAACAATGATGATGCATCAACTAGCGGACCGCTCCATGGTGACTCCTTGGGGAGTTGTTGAAGATGTGCTAGTGAGAGTAGGAGAGTTTGAGTTCCCGGTGGATTTTGTGATAATTGATATGGATGAGGACTCTAAAATACCATTGATTCTGGGAAGACCGTTCCTAGCAACTTCACAAGCGAAAATAAATGTGGGAAAAGGAACAATATCTTTAAGGGTAGCTGATGAGAAAATCACTTTCACCATATTTGACCTGAAGCTAAAGCAAATTGAGAAGAATGATGCATTCTTGGTGGAGATGATGGACGAGTGGAGTGATGAGAAGTTGAAGTAG